A window of the Cicer arietinum cultivar CDC Frontier isolate Library 1 chromosome 6, Cicar.CDCFrontier_v2.0, whole genome shotgun sequence genome harbors these coding sequences:
- the LOC101513825 gene encoding uncharacterized protein: MEAWEALIYSYDETQYYMKLAIFEGICSSCSIFYDYVHEQWLIPHKERFVEAWTNRVMHFGNTTTQSVESAHWSLKMILQDSIGDICSVWETINNLIVLQHNEIITSFEKSIIQKVHRYSNRLYANLRGVVSKNAIDHIAAEYDRVKYVGIDQTECRCTIRTTHGLPCACEIAKYSMIPRSIPLDAIHGWWSKLTFHVDASSQPSELSMKHEIDVIVKKFEELDVPDKISLKGKLREIAYPSTTSMFPPVAKVKTKGAPKKGKSKVSKRDKSTKRDPSWWEYVDASVRCSGTNACSTIDTSKVEKLAPRPSVQKLTPRPSISKVQQPRVLLFKDWLPVEIHKFIDDIIDVGDDGNCGYRAVAALLGMGENCWAFIRQQCVIELQEFMSHYEILFGVISYRFT, from the exons ATGGAGGCATGGGAGGCTCTTATTTACAGTTATGATGAGACTCAGTACTACATGAAGTTGGCTATCTTTGAAGGAATTTGTAGTAGCtgttctattttttatgattatgtacACGAGCAGTGGTTAATTCCTCACAAGGAAAGGTTTGTTGAGGCGTGGACAAATAGAGTTATGCACTTTGGGAACACCACAACACAAAGTGTTGAGTCGGCACATTGGAGTTTGAAAATGATATTACAAGATAGTATTGGTGATATATGCAGTGTTTGGGAAACCATCAATAACCTGATTGTATTACAACACAATGAGATAATAACATCATTTGAAAAGAGCATCATTCAAAAGGTGCATCGCTATAGTAACAGATTATACGCGAATTTGCGTGGTGTTGTGTCAAAAAATGCAATTGATCACATTGCGGCAGAGTATGATCGCGTGAAGTATGTAGGTATTGATCAGACTGAGTGTCGTTGCACAATTAGGACAACACATGgtctaccttgtgcatgtgaaatAGCCAAGTATAGTATGATCCCACGTTCCATTCCATTAGACGCTATTCATGGTTGGTGGAGTAAATTAACTTTCCATGTTGATGCATCGAGTCAACCTTCAGAGTTATCTATGAAACATGAAATAGATGTCATAGTGAAAAAGTTTGAAGAACTTGATGTACCTGACAAAATTTCACTTAAAGGTAAATTACGAGAGATCGCGTATCCATCGACTACGTCGATGTTTCCACCGGTTGCCAAGGTTAAAACAAAAGGTGCACCAAAAAAAGGCAAAAGTAAGGTatcaaaaagagataaatcaacCAAGCGTGATCCATCTTGGTGGGAGTATGTGGATGCAAGTGTTCGATGTAGTGGTACAAATGCATGTAGCACTATAGATACCAGTAAAGTAGAAAAGCTAGCACCTCGACCATCAGTCCAAAAGCTCACACCTCGACCATCAATTAGCAAAGTTCAACAACCAAGAGTTCTCCTCTTCAAAGATTGGTTGCCAgttgaaattcataaattcataGATGACATTATTGATGTCGGTGATGATGGTAATTGTGGATATCGTGCAGTTGCAGCTTTACTTGGAATGGGTGAGAACTGTTGGGCATTCATCCGTCAACAGTGTGTGATAGAGCTTCAAGAGTTCATGTCTCATTACGAGATACTATTTGGTGTCATTTCGTACAG GTTTACTTAA